CCCGATTCAGAAGTGGAGTGTGGCTCCCTCTTTTGTCAGGGTCAATTCACTGCCACTTTGTTTAAAAGGGGCTAAAAAACGCCTGTTTAAATGAGCTTAAGGTGAATTTAAGGCAAGCTTTgtttgctgatgctgatgcaaaATGgaccagtatttttttttttatgttttggtgtGGTGATTGTTCCAGCCATCAGGAAAACTTACTTCAACCCTTTCTTCTCGTTTTCAATAGGATTgcacttacttttacttgacCATTTATACTTGATATTGTTTAAGCACAGTGTTAGTAAGAATCtcagtatttgtgtttattcctCAGGTGACATGTGGGGAAGATTCTGGACCAACCTGTACTCCCTGTCAATCCCCTATCCTCTGAAGCCAGATATTGATGTCAGCAAAACTATGGTTGAACAGGTACTTTTTGGTTGAGCCGACCACATTATTAATACAGAATACACATTGAAACAAGGCATAACGAAtgaaacaaacatacatacaaatatcaaataaattaattaaacaaaaaaaaaaaaacctgtaaggTACAGTTAGCATACGATAAGTGCGTTTTCATTTGTAAGCAGTTAGATTGAGAACAAATTAAATCACAAAACATTGGCACTCGTTGTTTGGAAATTAATGAAGTGCCAAACTTCTGCTTGGATCTCAGGGCTGGGATGAGATTCGACTGTTCAAAGAAGCCGAGAAATTCTTCATGTCTGTGGACCTGTACAAGATGTTTGATAACTTCTGGAATAATTCCATGCTCGTGAAGCCCACGGACGGTCGCAAGGTGGTGTGTCACCCTACAGCCTGGGACATGGGAAACAGAGAGGACTTCAGGTTGTGtgaacatacagacacatacacgtTCAGTTCCCTGAGAAATTAACTCTGAATCTGTGTGATAGACAGATTCTACTCACCAACAGCATCTGATTGGTTTGCAGTGGTATCAATAAAACTCTCATATGTGGAATTACAGACTGAACACTTTTTGACTGATAAAATAAGAGCAGGAAGACTACAGAGTGATATGTCGAAAGTAAATTGCTATATATTTCCTTATAccctgagggtttttttttgttttatgactgGAAAACAGAACTCTCACTCTAGTACATGAAAGCTGTAAAAAACCTGTTGCAAAAATGATGCTGAGTAGAGTCTGAGTCACTCTTTCTTAGTCATAAAGATAACAAATGTAAAGAtaacaaatatgtgtgtgtgttattaattATTACACCATGTTCATTTGACAAAGTTTACACATGTGCATTTTACCGTAACCTAAAACCACTCACAACAGTTTTAATGGCATCCTCCAATGATTTGATCCCCCACACCCTAAATTCCCTCATGCAGCATTGTGTTTCTCATTAAGCTTCAGTAATCTGTATTTTTACAGCTTCTTAGAAAAGGTTTGCTGACACTTTATTGCCCCTACTTGATTCATAGTGAAGCCCTTTACCTGACTTACCTCagcactgtttttcttttgaccTTGGGCCTTAGTGTACATTTTATCTAAGTCATCAAAGCAGTTTATTAGTTGTCAATTTTATTATCACAGTAAATCTGATACGGTATCATGCCATATCTGCATCACTCAATATAACTGCTAACATTTGCAATTCCTCTGTACTCAGGATAAAAATGTGCACCAAGGTCAACATGGATGACTTCCTGACAGTGCACCACGAGATGGGTCACAACCAGTACCAGATGGCTTACCGCAACCTGTCGTACCTCCTGAGGGACGGAGCTAATGAGGGTTTCCATGAGGCTGTTGGAGAAATCATGTCCCTCTCTGCGGCCACACCCAAACACCTGCAGGGCCTGGGACTCCTACCTCCCAGCTTTGTTTATGATAAGGGTAATGATGATGTGGATAAActtgaaaatgatcaaatccaGGAAAACACATTATATAGGCATGCGATGCTTTTTTATACGCAGAAGACAGATTTAAGGTGACAAAGTAGTAAGGTGTTGGTTCACCATGAgccaccagagcagcttcaaTGCTCCTTGTCagagattctccaagtctctgggaCTCTACTGGATGGATGGAGCACCACcagatattccctcatttggtgttttgatgatggtttTGGAGAGCGCCGTTGGTCCAAAATCTCCTGTAGgtgttcagctgggttgagaTGTGGTGACTGAAGATTGAAGatttatcattttcatcctcatcaaaccattcagtcCCCTGTGGATGGTGGCACTGTCACCCTAGAAGAGACCTCTCACATCAGGAAAGGAATGTTTCATCATTCATCAAGATgaatgatgaaggtgatggtgatcactcagaataactTTATATTGATTGGTAGTGAGCCTTCCCTCTGAGGGGACAAGTGGAAACAGAATAATAGAGCTAGTGGAGCCCCTCACTGTGGgggtccagcattcaggcctgCAGCATCCTCTTGGTGGACGCCACACCTGCTCTCACCCACTTATCCATGGTGAAGGTGACagatgactcatctgaccacattacttttttccacatcattACAGATGTGTGCCCTTTGGTTTTTGCACCACtgaactctcaaatgtgcataATCTCCCTCTGTATGCTCAGTGCTCTATTCCTCCAGTAGAGTTTCAGAGACTTGCAGAGTCTATGCCATGGCACCTTGGCACACCTGCATTCACCTGTACACTTCAAGATATTCAGATAATAACAGAGGACAGCCTAACCTTTGCCCCTCTGGCACCTATTATACACCTGTCTGCACTCTGTATTTTGAAGACGTTATCTGAGACAGGTGTCCTGATTTGCTTATCATATGTCTAGTtcaaaacattgttttgatCTTCCACAAAGTGCCTTGCATTTATAAAGCTGCTCTGCAACATGCCTTATTGAACATTCATCCTTTCTTTTTACCTGGCATTTAGAAACAAATCTTGAGATATGAAAAttccaaaaacacattaaattcTGTTAATATCCTTTTTCAGACAGGCTTCATTAATTTGTTCTTTACACACTGTCATGTACATCTAAAGATCACtgcgtgtttgtttttttttccttgcctgAATGTAGAAACGGAAATCAACTTCTTGCTGAAGCAGGCCCTCACCATTGTAGCTACACTGCCGTTTACCTACATGCTGGAGGAGTGGAGGTGGCAAGTCTTCAGTGGAAACATCACCAAGGACGAGTGGATGGAGCGCTGGTGGGAGATGAAGTGAGTTGAGCTCAAGCCAGTATGAagaatttgtaaatttgtgaattgTGAATTGGATGTGTCTGACTTTTTTCCTATGCGGGACACAACACAGGCACAGATAACACAGTGTAAAAATATGCTGGAAGTCAAATGCTATTACTAAAACCAGTATCTAAACCAACATGGTCATGACATCAACAGTAGAAATACTGCAGGTGATCAGGtgattcaggattttttttttctgcagtgacCTCAGCAGCTGCCTCGCTGCAGGCCTGTGATTGCAGCATCCGCCTCTAGATGTCAGTGTTGACCAGTATTTCTCTTTTACTCCATCAGGAGGGAGCTGGTCGGGGTTGTGGAGCCAGTGCCAAGAGATGAGACCTACTGCGACCCTCCAGCTCTCTTCCATGTGTCTGGAGACTACTCTTTCATCAGGTAACCCTCCCTCTGTACACCTCATAAAGCATAACTCATAATGCCATTGGAGCAAAATGCCACTGGACGTTCTCCCATCACTTTCTATCACATCAGTTGATCATGGCAGAAAATCTTGCCAGTTGCTCTACGCTAGAACAGCAGCACTTAGATCTTGATTGCCTAGGTGTGAGTTCTACAGGACCAGtggacactaaaaaaaaaaaaaaaaaaaaaaaaaaaaacaagcttaaAAACACCTAGAGTGTTTTTCAACACACTTATGTAGTATACGCATGGgtatatgttttgtttattatgacaattttcagtatttattttgcacatctTTACACCGCTGTTTTACTCTCCTGGTCTCcatctactgtttttttttttttttttcaatttccttGACTTATATTAATGTAgtagtcatgtttttttcattgagcatcatattttgttattgtgttttttttattctgtgagGGACACGTACATAATGTGACCGCTACAGAAAAGAAATATAACTTTTggtggaaaataaaatttaaaaaaaaaacaaaaaaacatgctttttatttttatttttttattccataaCTTGTATTATTGTCCCAAGAATGTATTAACCTACCTGACATTCCTTGTCTAAAATGCACTTCCAAATCCACAATTCCGTGACCTTCCAGAAATTGCATGACCTGTAAATCCTGAAATCAGTGAGTTGAGGAGACATGTCAGGCAAGATGCAAGAAGCCtgtagtgagtgagtgtgtgtgtgtgtctgaaacagGTATTTCACAAGAACCATCTACCAGTTCCAGTTCCAAAAAGCCCTTTGCGAGGCAGCCAACCATACAGACGCTTTGTTCAAGTGCGACATCACTAACTCTAAGGAAGCAGGAACCAAACTGAGGTGAGTTTGTCTCACCTTTGATGGCTTAGTACGACTACTTTACTGCTTTTTGTGCATCTGGGTGATTTGCATTTTGTATGTGTACAATCCATCCTTTCTGCTTAATCAAAAGAAAAGATACCTTGTCATCACTGGTGTTTGATTTTCCTCTAGGAAAATGCTCGAGCTGGGACGGTCCAAATCCTGGACCAGGGCtttggaaatggtgtccaatgACGTTAAAATGGATGCTGGCCCACTGCTGGACTATTTTAGAGACCTTTATGATTGGCTGGTGGCAAACAACAAGGAAAACAACAGGGCGGTGGGTTGGAAGACAACAGTAGACCCATGTGAGTTCAAAAGTACAACCACAGATACACCCCAGATTAcaattctgctttgttttgtcctttttttattttgttacgcACACCTGCTGTTTTGTAAGATGCTGATGTAATAGCCTCACAGTGATCCACTTCCTTTAGCTTTGTTTCAATTCCCCCTTCTCACCAAAAATTTCAGGGCTAatttcactgtgaaaatgtAGAATCAGCAATATTCCAAAGGTCACCTTGTCAAGTCAAAGACAACTGTCCCTGGAAAATCAGCATGTATTAACAATGGAAAGTTTGCAGTGTCACTTCACAATACAGAAGGGCACTGAAGGTCACAAGTTTCCTTGATGGTTTTTTAGGAACTACAAAAAGCACCGACTGagtcagtattttttcttttttcggtGATGTAAACTTTTGTAATCAGCACAatagaaaatctgaaaaatcacagaagaaaaaaaataactaaattatcagttttatttattttacagattCACATCATGCCATCAAAGTGAGGCTTAGTTTGAAGGCTGCCATGGGCGATGAAGCTGTGAGTATTATTGAGCTGCTGGTCTATTATAACTATTTTAATGGGTTCAGTTTGTcttacaaaaatgtatataacaCAATCAACCGTGCCATGCCGTAATTGTTTTCAGTGAAGCAGTATGCCAAGACTTAACTCTACCCAACTGCATATTTTACAGCTTTTGAGTAAACCACATTCTGTGTGATAtggaaatattaaataaatcaaatgtgttTCAGTATCCCTGGAGTGCCAACGAGCTGTACCTATTCAAGACCAACATTGCGTATGCCATGCGGCAGTACTACAGCCAAAAGAACATGACTGTTCACTTCACGTTAGTATCAGTTCACCACCAATACAACCAAAATGCTCCGTTCTTCCCTCCTCACATTAGTTTGAGAGCtcatttgtgtttgcttttccaGATCGGAGAACGTTCTCACTTACCATGAGACTCCCAGGATCTCCTTCTACATCATGGTCACAGACCCGGCAAGTCCGTCTTTATTTATCCCGAAGGAAGAGCTGGAAGCCGCTATACGGTGAGCTCAGAGCTGCATTCACCACGCAAATGTGTTTCAGTGGCATATATCCCAAAACaggtatagtatagtatagtagtTATAAACAACAGCACAATATTACTATTGCTATTGtgcagaatttctttttttttctccatactCCTTCCcaacagcttttttttaatgattaacaatttgtttttctctttacatTGCCCCTAATATGACATATTATATGCTGTTTGGAGATGGCCTTTATTCAAAGCACGCTACAGTATCGTATCTGGCATTTTATTTACGCAGCTGACCATATAGCATCATCCagtgaggactttttttttttttaaaccagccTCACTCAGCCACAGTCAGTTGGCTGTGGCCTGACCTCAGTGCATTTTGGAATGTGGTTTTAGATTGGTGATAAAAATGAAGTGGTTAACACCGGCTAATGACTTTCTTCTTGTTAAAAGAGATTATCTTAACAAATCAAGACTGCTTTACAATTTTAAAGCACAAATTTAATCCAAATGAGTAAAAAATTAGGTTGGCCTGAGAAAAGATGAACCAttgcagagggaaaaaacatcctttgaaaaaaaaaaacaaccctcaaATTTTGCTTTTCCAATTCAAGTCTCACAGAAATGCATTAGCCAGCAGAGGGTATATCTCATTTGGCCATAGGAAAGGTTTCAGCGGACAAAGGTGCATTCTGTCAATTAATCCCAGACACAGCAAACTGGTGTGCTCACGCTCTGTAACTCTACATTTTGATATCAATCGTAGGTCATCTCGTGGTCGAATCAACGACGCCTTCCAGCTGGATGACCAGACGCTGGAGTTCATAGGGATGCCTGCAACACTGGCCCCGCCTGTGGAGCAGCCGGTTCCCGTGTGGCTGGTGTTATTTGGCGTGATCATGGGAGTCGTAGTGCTCATGGGCGTGTACCTCATCGTCTCTGGCATCAGAATGCGCAAGAAGTGAGTTAGCTTCCTCAGAGATTTTTGAAAAATAGCGACACATACAAGAGGGCACCTTAACACTGATACACAGACTGTGAGCTGTCGCCTCACTTGTTTAGCCTGGCTCCAGACCTCGTTAATCTCACGTTCACTGAAAAAGAGCTCCAGTGATTCTTacaggtctgtttgtttgttttgcatgaaTGTGAGTCATATTCTGTACTTCTTATGTCTGTAGGGAGTCTCAGATGACAAGCATGGAGAATCCCTATAATGCACAGCCAGAGGGCGTGACCAATGATGCCTTTGTTAACGAGGAAGAACAAACTGGATTTTAAGTCCATCACTGCACCTTAAGGACAAAGGCAAGATGTCCTCAGATATCTACCAGTGCGCTGATACTTCAATGGACTTTCTTCCTTCCATGAGGCCTTTTCTTCTTTCAGTGCTGCAGCCTCTTAAtaaacatgtatgtatgtgtgcacagtgtgttAGTGTGAACGTTTGAGGATGTTGTTGAGTGTTGTGACCCTCATTGAAAGTTATGTTGTATAATGAGTGGGTCCTTGTGGAAAGTGCAGTTTTCCAATGTTGCTACCAGTATCTGTTATGTGATTTAGAGTGCATGCAAAtgaattcagtgtctttttttctgctggtaTAATAGAGATATGAAGGGATTTTCAGTATGACCGGAAAATGTGCTTAAAATTGAAATAGCTGatcagaaacacttttttttttatttttatcactgCTACTTATAataaaagatgtgtgtgtgaatgtctgtgtgtgtgtgtgtgtgtgtgtgtgtgtgcgggcatgtgcacgtgtgcgtgtgcacgcaTGCACCATAGACAGAAACATATCTCAGCACTCATGAAGAGTCGATAAGTATTAGCTGTGTCATAAGGAGGCTTTTCCAACAGGTCTGTGTGTTATttataaaatgttatataaCCACGGTGAGTTCACTTGTAGCTTGtgccattgttttttgtttttttttatagttataATTATTTGCACTTACAACATCCTATAATCATGTACGCtccaaatgttaaataaatatcatGATTGTCAGTTCTCcctacatatatatacatatatatatatatatatacatataatttcaagcaagttttttattttaattttattttattatagattttaaaaaaaaatgaatgtcacATCcccacacaaaaatgaaaaagcaagcTAAAAAAGGAATTGTGTAAGTAACAAAATGTAAGGCCAATCCTGATATCACATCTCTAATTCTAAAACATAAGCACAAAAAAACCCATTTAAATTAGATATAGCTGTATGATACATATCTACGCTCTTCTGCAATAGCAGATATAGCTACAATGCACTGACACAGAACTTTTCCATGTGTCTCTAGATGGCATGGTGCTCAAACAGGTGAGCTTCccataatgtattttttttttccactatcgCAGAATGCCCTAATCCCTAATCCGAATCCTtacagaaactgaaatgttgATATATA
This DNA window, taken from Myripristis murdjan chromosome 3, fMyrMur1.1, whole genome shotgun sequence, encodes the following:
- the ace2 gene encoding angiotensin-converting enzyme 2; the encoded protein is MSAWILVAVLAVACGVSAQTDTDNRAKVFLQRFDEEATVLMYQYSLASWAYNTNITKENSDEVSEQGRIWGDFYNKMSEESRNYPIEEITDPEIKLQLISLQDKGSGALSQDKAAHLSKVMSEMSTIYSTATVCLMDDPFNCQTLEPGLEHIMANSRNYAERLHVWEGWRREVGKRMRPMYEDYVDLKNEAAKLNGFSDYGAYWRYNYETIEEDPLYKYSRDQLMEDVRSIYKQILPLYKELHAYVRARLMEVYPGHIDPQGPLPAHLLGDMWGRFWTNLYSLSIPYPLKPDIDVSKTMVEQGWDEIRLFKEAEKFFMSVDLYKMFDNFWNNSMLVKPTDGRKVVCHPTAWDMGNREDFRIKMCTKVNMDDFLTVHHEMGHNQYQMAYRNLSYLLRDGANEGFHEAVGEIMSLSAATPKHLQGLGLLPPSFVYDKETEINFLLKQALTIVATLPFTYMLEEWRWQVFSGNITKDEWMERWWEMKRELVGVVEPVPRDETYCDPPALFHVSGDYSFIRYFTRTIYQFQFQKALCEAANHTDALFKCDITNSKEAGTKLRKMLELGRSKSWTRALEMVSNDVKMDAGPLLDYFRDLYDWLVANNKENNRAVGWKTTVDPYSHHAIKVRLSLKAAMGDEAYPWSANELYLFKTNIAYAMRQYYSQKNMTVHFTSENVLTYHETPRISFYIMVTDPASPSLFIPKEELEAAIRSSRGRINDAFQLDDQTLEFIGMPATLAPPVEQPVPVWLVLFGVIMGVVVLMGVYLIVSGIRMRKKESQMTSMENPYNAQPEGVTNDAFVNEEEQTGF